A stretch of Besnoitia besnoiti strain Bb-Ger1 chromosome III, whole genome shotgun sequence DNA encodes these proteins:
- a CDS encoding hypothetical protein (encoded by transcript BESB_044210), which yields METQHSTARGKGEPVSLQATPDSASSSMTPNADQLTMRSKSWVHSLAKVSLLAVTFLSGWVCSRVPFDFLGFSQPHRTPAPGQDGVLRPLRAADLPIETFLEGVTLERELPYAPADFSSFSFDGEGAADIVQTPLVAPRRLSENTPPEPPPLPEKPEDASHGKNGEAARRATSLAANFKDEVLPPRKKDVVKLRVLNPHMFRAELCPFLRIGDGQVKSWYALLVLYIAEWPAYAQTGNGGERFTDQLRAFSENFAPPENTTIQGRAIFQAEIDCGTPKVFKEGLDAIKGDIHNFEDLVRILKTIAKAEPDFANLLDYTQYSKLPTRAAVTGFALILRTAFEGMVFSFCRPLFLKNGNKGNFSRNELYSNVVWLFHRNQQQYWMLLLVAKILKQVVSARPHSGILILKSVAPINIGGKGGSGDGEKGQTVETIYGVGSNNTLQDIVAGNIKQKLEKSMSRFQNLSTERGMLSSAKGVLQPQVFVTGYYAKNARGAHVEEGLFGMEVESDTLTELKEDLRPSSVLLQISLVDEWNFKDPRDWPDPRKSEIDVLTAHTAVQMLRAELEWDPSLGTLGAFSVAYTGFTDMYTRQRPDPENHFDQDVHLLIVDELARFGRTGAEEGCKNKISNLIAEEPLHIKRVFDRDRISVKGTAKILPGSDIFMRGNFGLGLSLELQREAEKLLSPGAIMIHVYIKGLGRMTSETNDLDLTASEMVNRLLLRSRGYYEIPVVKTVTPTSNQTVEARSIVNCSNKVPDWVVVVSSCSIVVFFVVIVALLMYHDKMKLPWWLNCICSSSSPWGGDQGDLSRDPTAVEIPAEYDKASIPELTGLEGVGDGISGYDAVEGRGWLPATAKWVGDKSLSVHHSSIKSESQRRLSGYTSSAPSVSCGHPEKLRHVDERHFSRTDNAAPVQSVPSVFSRKTSPGDEKL from the exons ATGGAGACGCAGCATTCCACTGCCCGTGGGAAGGGAGAGCCCGTTAGTCTGCAGGCAACCCCCGACTCGGCTTCCAGTTCGATGACGCCAAACGCAGACCAGCTGACCATGCGCAGCAAATCCTGGGTACACAGTCTCGCCAAAGTCTCACTTCTCGCCGTCACCTTCCTCTCTGGCTGGGTATGCTCCCGCGTCCCCTTCGACTTCCTAGGCTTCAGCCAGCCGCACAGAACCCCCGCGCCTGGCCAG GATGGAGTTCTTCGTCCGCTGCGGGCTGCGGATCTGCCTATCGAGACTTTCCTCGAAGGTGTGACGCTTGAGAGGGAGCTTCCCTACGCGCCGGCGGACTTTTCTTCCTTCAGTTTTgatggcgagggcgcggcggataTCGTGCAGACCCCGCtcgtggcgccgcgccgactcTCCGAGAACACCCCCcctgagccgccgccgcttccagAAAAGCCCGAGGATGCGTCTCACGGGAAGAATGGCGAggcagcccgccgcgccaCGTCGCTAGCCGCGAACTTCAAGGATGAAGTCCTACCTccgcggaagaaagacgTCGTCAAGCTCC GCGTCTTGAATCCGCACATGTTTCGAGCGGAGCTGTGCCCGTTTCTGCGGATCGGCGACGGCCAGGTGAAGTCCTGGTACGCGCTGCTGGTGCTGTACATTGCGGAGTGGCCGGCGTATGCGCAGACGGGgaacggcggcgagcgcttCACTGATcagctccgcgccttctctgaaaacttcgcgccgccggaaaACACCACCATCCAGGGCCGCGCGATCTTTCAGGCCGAAATCGACTGCGGTACCCCCAAGGTGTTCAAGGAAGGG CTCGACGCAATCAAAGGAGACATCCACAACTTTGAGGACCTCGTCCGCATTTTGAAAACTATCGCGAAGGCCGAGCCGGACTTCGCCAACCTCTTGGACTACACCCAGTACTCCAAGCTCCCGACGAGGGCCGCGGTCACAGGCTTTGCGTTGATTCTGCGTACCGCGTTCGAGGGAATGGTTTTCAGTTTCTGCAGGCCGCTATTCCTCAAAAACGGGAACAAAG GTAATTTCTCGCGGAACGAGTTGTACAGCAACGTCGTCTGGCTGTTTCACCGCAACCAGCAGCAGTACTGGATGCTGCTGCTGGTTGCCAAGATCCTCAAGCAAGTCGTCTCGGCGCG GCCCCACAGCGGCATTCTGATTTTGAAAAGCGTCGCGCCGATCAATATCGGAGGcaagggcggcagcggggaCGGGGAGAAGGGACAGACAGTGGAGACGATCTACGGGGTGGGTTCAAACAACACGCTGCAGGACATCGTCGCGGGGAACATCAAACAGAAGCTGGAGAAGTCGATGTCCCGCTTCCAGAACTTGTCGACTGAGCGCGGGATGCTGAGTTCGGCCAAGGGAgtgctgcagccgcaagTTTTTGTGACGGGCTACTACGCGAagaacgcgcgcggcgcgcacgtcGAGGAGGGCCTCTTCGGCATGGAAGTCGAGAGCGACACGCTCACGGAGCTGAAGGAGGACTTGCGGCCGAGCagcgtgctgctgcagatcTCGCTCGTGGACGAGTGGAACTTCAAAGATCCGCGGGACTGGCCTGATCCGCGCAAGAGCGAAATCGACGTCCTAACAGCGCACACAGCCGTGCAGATGTTGCGCGCGGAGCTGGAGTGGGATCCGTCGCTCGGCACCCTCGGCGCGTTCTCCGTCGCCTACACGGGCTTCACAGACATGTacacgcgccagcgcccaGACCCTGAAAACCACTTTGACCAAGACGTCCACCTGCTCATCGTCGACGAGCTTGCGCGCTTCGGCCGcaccggcgcggaggaaggctgCAAGAACAAAATCAGCAACTTAATCGCCGAAGAGCCGCTCCACATCAAGCGCGTCTTTGACCGCGACCGCATCTCCGTCAAGGGAACTGCAAAGATCCTGCCCGGCAGCGACATCTTCATGCGCGGCAACTTCGGCCTCGGACTCTCGctggagctgcagcgcgaagcTGAGAAACTCCTCAGCCCAGGAGCCATCATGATCCACGTCTACATCAAAGGTCTAGGGCGAATGACGTCGGAAACAAACGACCTCGACCTCACAGCCAGCGAGATGGTGaaccgcctgctgctgcggtctCGGGGCTACTACGAAATCCCCGTTGTCAAAACTGTCACTCCGACAAGCAACCAG ACGGTGGAGGCGCGGTCGATTGTCAACTGCAGCAACAAGGTGCCCGACTGGGTCGTCGTGGTGTCGTCTTGCAGCATCGtggtcttcttcgtcgtcatcgtcgcGTTGCTCATGTACCACGACAAGATGAAGTTGCCTTGGTGGCTGAACTGCATATGCAGCAGCAGTTCACCGTGGGGCGGCGACCAGGGCGATTTGAGTCGCGACCCGACCGCCGTGGAGATCCCCGCAGAATACGACAAGGCGAGCATTCCCGAGCTGACGGGCCTGGAAGGTGTGGGCGACGGGATCTCGGGCTACGACGCCGTGGAGGGCCGCGGCTGGCTGCCTGCGACCGCCAAGTGGGTCGGCGACAAGAGTCTCTCGGTGCACCACTCCTCGATCAAGAGTGAATCCCAGAGGCGGCTCTCAGGCTACACGTCGAGTGCGCCTTCGGTGAGCTGCGGCCACCCCGAGAAGCTGAGGCACGTGGACGAACGGCACTTCTCGCGGACAGACAACGCCGCTCCCGTGCAGAGTGTGCcttctgtcttctcgcgAAAGACGTCGCCGGGAGACGAAAAGCTTTAG
- a CDS encoding hypothetical protein (encoded by transcript BESB_044170) codes for MAVYIRQSPPREGVRGGREDFKWESLTSSQDYDYYLGASTKIGLHSRGGRFVKNDWWTKQRGGASTTELDEELQRVKNFENELMGEALGQKPKNLLVGNEYEDRKADSPDGAPARSPSHAERKRLKKEKK; via the exons ATGGCGGTTTACATCCGACAGAGTcctccgcgcgagggcgtgagaggaggccgcgaggacTTCAAATGGGAGTCGCTCACCTCCAGTCAAGACTACGACTACTATCTAG GAGCGAGCACGAAGATCGGGCTCCACTCGCGGGGCGGCAGATTCGTCAAGAACGATTGGTGGACaaagcagcgcggcggcgcctccacgacggagctcgacgaggagctgcagcgagtGAAAAACTTTGAAAACGAACTCATGGGCGAGGCCTT AGGACAGAAACCGAAGAATTTACTCGTGGGGAACGAATACGAGGATCGGAAGGCGGACAGCCCAGACGGCGCACCAGCGAGAAGCCCTTCTCACGCGGAGAGAAAACGGCtaaagaaggagaagaagtag
- a CDS encoding putative histone lysine methyltransferase, SET (encoded by transcript BESB_044180), which yields MAVQRLFCILLLFFPVKLSGGVSSRLHRRLPSFASSFPPFSWLSCSSHAFVSPPLCSSPRSSSPSFSSSSSPFSLSCFPSVSAPGPLRLSPCVWRLASPAFWASRTRASAPTSPYSSLSLPRASAKGGCGGTPQPASLFESFLRSRTSADASRGAPHCASAAQSRPRAASAIEEESEDEAFARLVAQLRQAGAFVEPGSLLLKETDLLQNSAFVSAERTNEESAETRCKGLREGSLEAQAPIGAARRAESEGSGGKTQLRGLVAGRLFKKGDLIAWIPEALQFSEKNLLAWLSEAGRRQLAGRTTQGGDAVDATGDAAAARGGDRGESAAAAPPPLAEEGRGAAEKSGGGAQGGEERSRANETGAALALGTSAASSKEADADLLLFLNALLQSDTLAGDWQARLAVSLLVFRSWLSPRSEAELQGASTPTPPAETACGRGVPPAGLGALWRAYLSLLPQSLDCMLLFWNLKDLRTLEHRIVNAVLKRIFTLHCVAEAADRLGSPSRSSPREASSSAPASVCRESSSPGRARPGARLDAEEILHEAGLKWAACVVSSRSLRGAGGRRAGALVPLLDLLNAGGGSPGARPNARLTTSCAGQAPVPAPRAAPPAPGAGSEAHSKARASGARGGGDADPTGPREREGDEAEAGEKGATDEESEAREREDIRHEGPEEQERAGRAEGRRETQTRVACTDGIGLVAERDIQVGEEILISYGEDNERLLLNYGFFDDMPRVRKTSLFFSANLVRAALAATEVPDLLLLGGFAGLPARMSAALKKLNLIPNPDDAPHASSAFAPFVAVFADAPFVDGRLLAAARLLMLDDASSISDAFDLERATQWECPFSPENERRACIFLISLLRHDLHRAHSTSLEEDLDMLREGRVPTHATAFGTVPFDPLTKTREVALRFRIHRKRVVREAILALQARLSRQSLQ from the exons ATGGCAGTCCAGCGACTCTTCTGCATcttgcttctcttcttccctgtgAAGCTGTCTGGAGGCGTCTCTTCACGTCTCCATCGCCGTCTCCCCTCCTTTGCGTCGTCCTTCCCTCCCTTCTCTTGGCTCTCTTGTTCTTCTcacgccttcgtctctcctccgctctgttcgtctccgcggtcttcctctccctctttttcctcttcttcctcgcctttttctctgtcGTGTTTTCCATCTGTTTCCGCTCCaggccctctgcgtctttctccgTGCGTctggcggctcgcctcgccaGCCTTCTGGGCCTCGCgcactcgcgcctccgccccgacTTCGCCGtactcttctctctcgcttccgcgtgcCTCAGCCAAAGGCGGATGCGGAgggacgccgcagcctgctTCGCTCTTCGAAAGCTTCCTGCGGTCGCGCacctctgcagacgcctcgcgtGGCGCACCGcactgcgcctccgccgcgcaaTCGAgaccgcgagccgcgagcgctatcgaagaggagagcgaagatgAAGCCTTTGCGCGCCTGgtcgcgcagcttcgccaGGCTGGCGCCTTCGTGGAGCCGGGATCTCTGCTTTTGAAGGAGACAGATCTGCTTCAGAACTCCGCGTTCGTCTCTGCCGAGCGAACCAACGAAGAGTCGGCAGAGACCCGATGCAAGGGCCTGCGAGAGGGAagcctcgaggcgcaggcgcccattggagctgcgcggcgagcggagagcgaagggagcggaggaaagacgcagctgcgaggTCTGGTCGCAGGCCGGCTGTTTAAGAAGGGCGATCTCATCGCCTGGATTCCCGAGGCGCTCCAGTTCTCTGAGAAGAACTTGCTGGCGTGGCTGAGCGAGgccgggcgccgccagctcGCGGGCCGGACCACccaaggcggagacgcggtcgACGCTACGGgggacgcggctgcggcgcgaggtggagacagaggcgagagcgccgccgcagcgccgccacctctcgcggaagaagggagaggagcggctgagaagagcggaggcggtgcgcagggaggcgaagagagatcACGCGCGAACGAGACGGgtgcggctctcgcgctgggcacgagcgccgccagctcgaaggaagccgacgcggatcttcttctctttttaAATGCCTTGCTACAGTCCGACACGCTCGCGGGCGATTGGCAGGCTCGTCTGGCGGTCTCGCTCTTAGTTTTTCGTTCGTggctctctcctcgttcaGAGGCGGAACTCCAGGGCGCTTCGACTCCGAccccgcctgcggagacagCGTGCGGGCGCGGAGTTCCACCGGCCGGTCTCGGCGCTCTGTGGCGAGCGTATTTGTCGCTCCTCCCGCAGAGCCTCGACTGCATGCTTCTCTTTTGGAACTTGAAGGACCTGCGGACGCTTGAGCACCGCATCGTCAACGCCGTTTTGAAGCGGATTTTCACTCTGCACTGcgtggcggaggccgccgaccgactgggctcgccttctcgctcgtcgccgcgcgaggcctcctcctctgcgcccgcctccgtctGCAGAGAGTCTTCTTCCCCCGGGCGCGCACGCCCGGGCGCTCGTCTGGACGCCGAGGAGATCCTCCACGAGGCTGGCCTCAAGTGggctgcctgcgtcgtctcctcgcgcagcctccgcggtgccggcggacggcgagctGGCGCTCTCGTCCCGCTCCTCGATCTGCTCAacgccggcggagggagcCCTGGGGCGCGGCCGAATGCGCGACTCacgacgagctgcgcaggGCAGGCTCCAGTCCCagccccgcgggcggcgcccccGGCTCCGGGCGCGGGGTCTGAGGCGCACTCGAAGGCGCGGGCATCgggcgcgcgtggaggcggagacgcggaccCCACGGGGcccagagagcgagagggagacgaggcagaagcgggagagaaaggagcaacagacgaggagagcgaagcgagagagcgggAGGACATTCGCCACGAAGGTCCAGAAGAGCAGGAGCGGGCCGGGCGAGCGgaggggcggagagagacgcagacgcgggtCGCGTGCACAGACGGCATTGGCCTCGTGGCTGAGAGAGACATTCAAGTAGGTGAGGAAATTCTGATATCGTACGGAGAAGACAACGAGCGACTCCTCCTGAACTACGGATTCTTCGATGACATGCCTCG CGTGAGGAAGACGAGCCTCTTTTTCTCAGCAAACCTTGTTAGGGCTGCGCTGGCCGCGACAGAAGTCCCCGACTTGCTGTTGCTTGGGGGCTTTGCGGGTCTGCCAGCGCGGATGTCCGCTGCTCTGAAGAAGCTGAATCTCATTCCGAACCCTGACGACGCGCCTcacgcgtcctccgccttcgctcccttcgtcgccgtcttcgccgacgcgcccTTCGTTGatggccgcctcctcgcagctgctcgg CTTCTCATGCTTGACGACGCGTCGTCGATTTCAGACGCCTTCGATCTCGAGAGAGCGACTCAGTGGGAGTGTCCCTTCTCTCCAGAAAACGAG cgacgcgcatgcatttTCCTCATCAGTTTGCTTCGGCACGACCTGCATCGCGCGCACTCGACTTCGCTGGAGGAGGATCTCGACATGTTGAGAGAGGGGCGGGTGCCCACGCACGCGACCGCCTTCGGCACTGTGCCCTTCGACCCGCTGACCAAGACGCGCGAAGTCGCCCTGCGGTTTCGTATACACCGCAAGCGCGTCGTGCGCGAGGCGATTCTCGCCCTGCAAGCCCGACTCTCCAGGCAGAGTTTGCAGTAA
- a CDS encoding 3' exoribonuclease family, domain 1 domain-containing protein (encoded by transcript BESB_044200), which yields MGSSALKNFSLALSGSISSLPLLPCDPDHTPEQLINAAKRRERHDGRSFEEMRAMCLQTRSLAAAAGSAFVSVGKTKLNCAVYGPRPTRKPASQDRGYLNLEFNYAPFSSSANEPSSERDNSHLATLLHQSLNAVVRLEKYPKSTIDVCVMVLEDDGGVLAAALTCIGLALSDAGIEMLDIVTGAAGCAVSLEQPQGPLRVALLLDPDADEVKALANKDFTLVEIGYCPALSSVCFLHATGPLISSDSGEQLLGLCEAACNAVADEVRACLRRSFCQREEEKAAESASHTSDNVAVAPVS from the exons ATGGGTTCGAGCGCGCTAAAGAACTTTTCGCTGGCGCTCTCAGGCAGCATCTCCAGTCTCCCTCTCCTACCCTGCGACCCCGACCACACTCCTGAGCAGTTGATTAATGctgcgaagcgacgcgagaggcacgATGGACGCTCCTTCGAGGAAATGCGCGCGATGT gcTTGCAgacgcgctcgctcgccgcggcggcgggttcCGCGTTTGTCTCTGTCGGCAAGACCAAGCTGAACTGCGCCGT CTACGGCCCGCGCCCGACGAGGAAGCCGGCGTCGCAGGACCGCGGCTATCTGAACCTGGAGTTCAACTACGCGCCGTTCTCTTCAAGCGCCAACGAgccttcctct GAGCGCGACAACTCGCATTTGGCGACCCTTCTGCACCAGTCGCTGAACGCTGTGGTGCGTCTCGAGAAGTACCCCAAGTCCACGATTGACGTCTGCGTCATGGTTctggaagacgacggag GGGtgctcgcagcggcgctcaCATGTATCGGCTTAGCCCTGTCGGATGCAGGAATCGAAATGCTGGACATCGTCACAGGAGCGGCAGGC TGCGCCGTGAGTCTCGAGCAGCCTCAGgggccgctgcgcgtcgcccttctgcTTGATCCCGATGCGGAT GAGGTGAAGGCGCTCGCGAACAAGGACTTCACTCTCGTCGAGATCGGCTACTGTCCTGCGCTTTCTTCTGTTTGTTTCCTCCACGCCACGGGGCCTCTCATCTCCtccgacagcggcgagcag ctgctcggTTTGTGTGAGGCGGCGTGCAACGCGGTGGCAGATGAAGTGCGAGCTTGCCTGAGGCGATCGTTTTGTcaacgcgaagaagagaaggccgccgaATCTGCTTCCCACACCTCTGACAacgtcgctgtcgctccaGTTTCCTAg
- a CDS encoding CBF/Mak21 family protein (encoded by transcript BESB_044190), producing the protein MASVSSSARAEVVATAKSLLLKCQQAVSVEDLLSSLEAFFLLLKRESQGKGDLRFLLRSTSAGGAERRAGQNDKFTLWLLQAFEQFQKILDNLLTRGDADRRADAEDDSDELQAVALRFYMRLLLHEHSLALAHAGSVSRCEKITFPLASFQLLVSHVLHTPRFSPRLCDAFLKDYLCRYTDLRYNFLLAARKILSAQSFRKKSAADAAAENPDSAADASDEACGAREGDSEDDEAAECQAGTATRDKASGDAWYVWKQGSLEELGRRLYPLLVRLPAPEKRKEKQRSAASPSPSAAADADHLDFPDDDADMLATLSRQAAPSAPACVCFLSNVKTAKSGDPSAYRALYQEVWLSYLRNLPRDAAMTQSILHAVPKVLLPYMSNPLLLSDFFLDSFHTKDATKPVAVLALSGLFFLLAKHRLGDPDALFSSASPSEADRRPDAADESLEAAPGAPSSQRVCFHFYQRLYQLVTPASFAVCKNARFLRLLSCALRSSLLPNSLVAAFIKKCARVACLVAPASALYLVALVCSLLKKHSSVCISLLDVHPRLAAQLVVDGDAFDFDNLSLRDCANSASCGIRQRADAAAAPAEEAKDAQDADPMAALLRRCLPRHLALDKKGVLSCVKHQAQMSLWELDFLKAHFFHAVRQLSCMMECDPTKKSAGKESAIDIEDYLHLNLRTLLGRELKAAAKAKTVSTVFKTDERREEDIENLANVAVACARKRRKLK; encoded by the coding sequence ATGGCGTCTGTGAGTTCCTCGGCTCGAGCTGAGGTGGTCGCCACTGCGAAGAGTTTGCTGCTGAAATGCCAGCAGGCAGTCTCTGTGGAGGATTTGCTCTCCAGTCTGGAAGCCTTCTTTTTGCTTCTCAAGCGAGAGAGCCAGGGAAAGGGCGATCTGCGCTTTCTGCTGCGTTCTACAagtgccggcggcgccgagcgacgggCAGGTCAGAATGACAAATTCACTTTGTGGCTGTTGCAGGCGTTCGAGCAGTTTCAGAAGATTCTCGACAACCTTTTGactcgcggagacgcagacaggcgcgcagacgcagaggacgacagcgacgagcTGCAAGCGGTCGCGCTGCGCTTCTACATGCGCCTCTTGCTGCATGAGCactctctcgcgcttgcgCATGCGGGCAGCGTCAGCCGGTGCGAAAAGATCACTTTTCCTCTCGCGAGCTTCCAGCTTCTGGTGTCGCACGTCTTGCACACGCCTCGATTCTCCCCGAGGCTGTGCGATGCGTTTCTAAAGGACTACCTCTGTCGATACACCGACCTCCGCTACAactttctcctcgccgcgcgaaagATTCTCTCAGCGCAGAGCTTCAGGAAGAAGTCCGCTGCTGACGCTGCGGCTGAGAACCccgacagcgccgcagaTGCGTCGGATGAGGCGTGTGGCGCCAGGGAGGGAGACtcagaggacgacgaggcggcggagtgTCAAGCGGGCACAGCGACCCGCGACAAGgcaagcggcgacgcctggtATGTATGGAAACAGGGCAGCTTGGAAGAGCTCGGGCGCCGACTCTATCCGCTTCTGGTGCGGTTGCCGGCTCcggagaagcggaaggagaagcagcgctcggctgcgtcgccgtcgccctccgccgccgccgacgcggaccACTTGGATTTccccgacgacgacgcagacatGCTGGCGACCCTTTCAAGGCAGGCCGCACCTTCGGCACCGGCTTGCGTGTGTTTTCTGTCGAATGTGAAGACGGCCAAGAGCGGGGATCCAAGTGCCTACCGCGCGTTGTATCAAGAAGTCTGGCTGTCATACCTTCGCAACCTGCCGCGGGATGCAGCCATGACGCAAAGCATTCTGCATGCGGTACCGAAAGTCCTCCTCCCGTATATGTCGAAtccgcttctcctctcggACTTTTTCTTGGATTCGTTCCACACGAAGGATGCGACGAAGcctgtcgccgtcctcgcgctctccggcttgtttttcctcctcgcgaagCACCGCCTGGGCGATCCCGACGCACTcttctcttcggcgtctccctcaGAGGCAGATCGGCGGCCTGATGCCGCAGACGAAAGcttggaggcggcgcctggcgcgccgtcgtcgcaaAGGGTCTGCTTCCATTTCTACCAGCGACTGTATCAACTCGTGACACCTGCGTCTTTCGCAGTCTGCAAGAATGCGCgctttctgcggctgctgagttgcgcgctgcgcagctcgctgcTGCCCAACAGCCTCGTGGCGGCCTTCATCAAAAAGTGCGCGCGAGTTGCCTGCCTggtcgcgccggcgagtgCGCTCTACTTGGTTGCGCTGGTCTGCTCGCTTCTCAAGAAACACAGTTCCGTGTGTATCTCCCTGCTGGACGTACACCCCAGGCTCGCCGCACAGCTCGTCGTagacggcgacgcgtttGACTTTGACAacctctcgctgcgcgacTGCGCGAACTCTGCATCTTGCGGCATTCGGCAGCGCgctgacgccgccgcagcgcctgcggaggaagctaaggacgcgcaggacgcggatCCGAtggccgcgctgctgcgccggtgTCTGCCGAGACACCTGGCGCTGGATAAGAAAGGCGTTCTGTCGTGCGTGAAGCACCAGGCGCAGATGTCCCTCTGGGAGCTGGACTTCCTCAAGGCACATTTTTTCCACGCAGTGCGGCAGCTGTCTTGCATGATGGAGTGCGACCCGACCAAGAAGTCCGCGGGAAAGGAGAGCGCGATCGACATCGAAGACTACCTCCACCTGAACCTCCGCACGCTTCTCGGGAGAGAGCTcaaggccgccgcgaaggccaaAACGGTTTCCACTGTGTTCAAGACAGACGAGCGTCGCGAGGAAGACATCGAAAACCTAGCCAACGTAGCGGTAGCGTGCGcgcgaaagagaagaaagctcAAGTAA
- a CDS encoding hypothetical protein (encoded by transcript BESB_044220), with product MDSSSTVSRRVGSRQLCAGLVLMTQVAAAVYVPPTSVYTATGTSGSASGNPASAGGGPYNPNGFAAPSAPQFPPAGAPYVFSYMQQAPGWRHAPTGYYPGNGAGNYVKGAYGVGSGGANTMPEEEAFEVGRRKDAEPAGGGRGLESGMAVHDHAGDDTHRRMFKEAVLRPKTHKKKKRDVDGSYSEDISYVDEKLLELRLSDGRQLPSVRGIKTMLAAGALYGLNFLSLPAALMIAGLGGYRYLKSREQRENAATAKGSLRVSQRLPRN from the coding sequence ATGGACTCTTCTTCAACAGTTTCGCGCAGAGTTGGCTCCCGCCAActctgcgccggcctcgtTTTGATGACTcaggtcgcggcggccgtgtACGTGCCTCCTACGTCAGTCTATACTGCCACAGGCACTAGTGGCTCCGCCTCCGGAAaccccgcgagcgccggaggAGGTCCGTATAATCCCAACGGCTTCGCGGCTCCTAGCGCACCGCAGTtcccgcctgcaggcgcgccatACGTCTTCAGCTacatgcagcaggcgccgggcTGGAGACATGCCCCGACGGGATATTACCCGGGCAACGGAGCTGGGAACTATGTAAAAGGCGCGTATGGCGtcggaagcggcggcgctaACACGATgccagaagaggaagcctTTGAGGTGGGTCGCCGAAAAGACGCAgagcccgcgggcggcggccggggTCTCGAGTCTGGAATGGCGGTGCATGAccacgccggcgacgacacACACCGGCGGATGTTCAAGGAGGCCGTACTGCGTCCCAAGACCcacaagaagaagaagagagacgtgGATGGGTCGTATTCCGAGGATATCTCGTACGTGGACGAGAAGCTGCTCGAACTGCGCCTGTCTGACGGCCGCCAGCTGCCCTCGGTTCGAGGCATCAAAACGATGCTTGCAGCGGGAGCCCTGTACGGTCTGAATTTCCTCAGcttgccggcggcgctgatGATCGCCGGCTTGGGAGGGTACAGATACTTGAAAAGCAGAGAGCAACGCGAAAACGCTGCGACCGCTAAGGGCAGTCTGCGCGtttcgcagcggctgccaaGGAACTAA